The sequence below is a genomic window from Dyadobacter chenwenxiniae.
AATAGGCCAACAACCGGTTTGTCAAACGACAAATCTCGGATCCATTTGAGGATTACATAACTTATCATCAAGCAGAATAACCTAACATTCTGATTTGATAGACGGGCTTAAAAACATTGCCGATAGGTTCAATCTCATCTCCGTAATAGTGTTCAATGGAGCCGTCATTGGAGATATGAATATGGCGCGTGGTCCCGCTTCCATATTCTGACCGGAACGGCTAGACTGTTCCATAATCCGGTATTCACCCTGATCATCTTTTTCAAAAACTAGCTTTTTGCCCTCAATTTCCAGCTGATGAGTATACCCTTGTGTAACAATTGTCAGAGGGAATTCAATAGCTGTGCCTCGATGTTCGACTGGAAGTACTAGGGGTTCATGCATGTCCGAACTTAGAAAGGAATGTATACAAGATTAAAATATTTTTGAATGGGCAGAACTTCGTAATGTTAGGTAGACAAACAGGCATGGCTAAAAATAATTGTAACTTTTAGATGGGCCGTTTTGTCTCCTTAACAAAACATGATGAATCCGAAACTTTACAATCTCTTTATAAGCAGCCAGCGAAAACTTTATCGTTTTGCGCTATCGCTTACGAAGGATGTAAATGATGCCGAGGACATTCTCCAGGATACACTTCTCAAACTCTGGAAGCTACGGGAAGATTGGGGCAGCTGGGAAAATTTTGAGGCTTATTCTATGCGCATGATACGTAACGAATATCTGAATCATACTAAAAAGCTAAAAGGCCGGGTATACAGCAGTCTGGACGATATTCCCGAAGGGAGCGAACCTAGCCAGACAGACACAGACATGACCACCGATCACTTGATGTTTCGCTTTAATTCTCTGACAAGTAAACTACCGGATATCCAAAGAAACATTCTGCATCTGCGTGAAATCGAGGAATTGGAATACAAAGAAATTGCGAAGGTCATGGGTATTACTGATGCGCAGGTAAAAGTGTACTTGTACAGGGCTCGGCAATATTTAAAAGATAAAGTTCATGGAAAAAGATAAGATCGAAATACTTTTAAAAAAGTACTGGCAGGCCGAGACAACCATAGAGGAAGAAAAGTTAATCAAAGCATTCCTGTCAACCCAAGAAGCCAATGAAGCATTTACAGCTGACAAGCATTGGTTTGGAGCCATTAAAGATGCGAGTAATACAGGGCATGGGGAAGTTCACTTCACGGTTGATCAAAGCAGTAGTAAGACCTTACCCCTCCGTTACCCTATTTGGTTTAAAATTGCAGCAACTGTCATCATAGTGTCCGGCCTGACTTGGGCAGGAGTAAATTATAATCAGAGAGTACAGTACCAAAACGAGGCTCTGGCCCGCAAGAGAGCAGAGTCCAGTCTGATGACAATGTCAAATGCGCTTAACGAAGCCTACCAGCATCTTAACAAACCAACTGGTTTAATAAACAAAGGACAAACAGAAAACTATCCATTATGAAACGGATCTGCTTTATATATATAATCCTGTTTTCAAGTTATTATTCCTTCGGACAGGATAAATTGGCACCAGAACCAAATCAAACATTTATTGACTTGTACTTCAAGCAATATGCCGGCATGCCAGGCTATTCCGTAAACACAATGGGTGAAGCAATGGTGAAACGTTCTAATGAAACCGGAATGTGGTCGCACCCAAGTATAGCCCGCATTATGAAGCAGGTGAAAACCTATAAATACCTCAGTTTTGACAGCTCGCCTGAGAAGTCAAATCAAATCATCAGCCAGTTGGACACAGAGATGAAAAAAAGCAGTATTTACAAAGAATACTACCGCTGGGAGTTAAATGGCAAAACTTCCGGTATAATCTATACGCGAAGCAACGGAAATAAAATTACCGAACTGGTCAACGTGTCCGTTGGCAAGAAAAACTTTCTGGTGAGCAGTTTTCTAGGCGATAACATTGATTTAGAAAGTGTTCGATCATTAGCCATAGGCAGATAAAGCTCGACTAGTCAAGATCTTCCCACCCCAGGGATGCTACGTTTATCTGCGTCCTCTCCTCAGTCAATTCCAAAATCTACATTTTTAGAAACCACCCATGAAATTTATAGCCAAAACGCTATTGACTCTCTATGCTATTTTACATTCTGAATTTGGTTATGCAGAAACCATTCAAAATTTACAAAATCAATCCGATTCTCTTCAAATAGCCAGGATTGCAAGTTTCGGCAAAGTATGGGGAGTGATCAATTACTTTCATCCAACCACTGGAAAAGGTGTGCTAGCTGTTGACAGTCTGGTGATATCCAATATTGGCGCGTTATTGGACGATCCAACGGCTAAGGGTTTTCAGAAAGCACTTTCAGCAATGTTTTCAAATCTGAATGATGCTCACTCAGGAATTATAGATAAAAAAGGCCTTACTATCTACACGACAGATATTGAGCCTGACTTGAAACTAAGCTCTCCGACCGCAGGAATATTATATGTGACTGCTCCTCAAAGCATATTTAGAAAACACCTGGCGCTAGATTCCGTTCTTACACCGGAAGTAATTGCTTCTCACCGATCCTTCATTATTGATTTACGGAATACAGCGATTGACAATAACGCTGGACTGAAACAATATACACAATTAGTACAGCCGCTGGTTGGCAAGTTGATAAACCGGACTTTGATTTTACCTACGGCACGTAGCTTTTATTACAAGGGGCTTATGCGCCAAGACTTCCCCCATGATATCAATATATTGCCGCAAGATGAAAAGGGTGAAATTGTAGGTCATTTGCAAGTCCACTACGGTATAAGGAGTGTTTCCGAGGGTGGCTATCTTTTATCTAAGCAAGACACATCCTTAAAATCCAAAAGATTCTGCTTCGTTGTTAACCGGTATGTCAACGTTAATACGCTCAAAGCACTATTAGCTTTGCGCAACCGTAATTTGTGCAACATTATCTTTCAAGGTGAAATGCCTGACTATGTTTATGGAGATTTTCATAGCATGGAACTACCGGATAACATTTCTGTGAAGATCAGAACATCAGAGCTGATTTATGAGGATGGAACATTTGGATCGACACCGGATGCCTATATAGCATCTCAATCAGGTACAGATTCTCAACAACTTATCATCAAAGAAGCTGGTCGTCTGTTTAGCCATCCTATAAAACACGCTCTTCCCAAACAGGTCGAGAACACTGTTTTCATTCGTAAACCCCAGTTCGATTATCCTTCAAAACAAGTACCTGATTTGAAATTACGCTTACTTGGATTGTTTAACTTTTGGAATGCCATTTACTATTTTTCTCCCAATAAAAACCTGATCCCTGGCGATTGGAGTAAAGTCCTGACTCATTTCATTCCTAAATTTATTAAGGCGGAAAACGACTCCCTTTATTTCCTAGCATTGATGGAGCTAACCACATCTATCCAGGATGGCCATAGCATATTAATAAACAAGCGAGGCGGTAGGTCACCTTTTGGCATTATGGATGGAAACCTTCCTATTGGGACGGACGTGGTAGATAACAAGGTTTTTATAACAAGCGTACTGGCAGATACAGCGCAGCGCCATAACTTATCTCAACTTAAGGAAGGCGATGAATTGATTGCCATTGATCATGTTCCGGTAAGCACACTGGCGAAGCGATGGGAAAAACTGATTGTGGCTTCCAATAAAGCCGGGTTTAGCCGGGAGTATTATTTTACCTGGCTTACAAATGGAGCATTAGGCAGTACTGCCATAATTACAGTTCTCAGTCACGGACAGGTTAAAGACATTGTTCTGCGCAGAATCAAGAGGGATGACTATTACAATTTAAGAGGTAAAATAAATCGTTTTCCCCTTAAAGAACCATTCTGTCAGATACTGGAACCCGGTATCGGATATATGAGAATCAATAGGCTTTTTGTGCATCAGCTCGATAGCTTATCTCGCATGCTTAAAGACTGCAATTCGATTATTTTGGATGCAAGAGGTTATCCCCGGGATAGTCACATAGGCACTGAATTGGCATCCTATATAGCCGCAAAGCCGGATACAGTGGCATATAATGAATTTCCTTTTGTCACAAGTCCTGTTTTATCAAAAAATCATTTACTTATTGAACATGAAATTATTCAGCCCAATTCAAACAAATTCTTGAAGGACAAGAAGTATTTTATACTTGTAGATGAAGGGATTCAAAGCCAGGGAGAATGGAATGTAATTGCTTTGCAGGGTGTAACGCGCGCCACTACTATTGGTACGCAAACAGCTGGTGCAAACGGGATGGCTATTACTATTAATTTCCCAGGCCAATATTTTTCGTTCTTTTCCGGTTTCGGTGAGTACTATCCAGATGGGACGCCAAATCAAAAATTGGGTGTTAAGATTGATATACCCATAAATAAAACACTTCGAGGCTTTTTGAACGGCGATGACGAAATTTTGCAAAGAGCACTTAGTGAAATCCGGAGATAGGCTAATAAATTCGGCTGCTGGCAAGTGACCTAAGAATCTTAGTGCTGGGTCAAGGCTGCTGACAATTTGCGTTTAATGATTGTAGCTTGTTGCATATAGTACATCGGTTACATTTATATTTGTGGGATTAAAACGTCAATGTGATATATGAAATACTTCTCGATTTTATGCGTCCCTCTGCTCCTTTCAGTGTTCCTTTTTTCGTGTCAAGATCATGTAGGCATCCCTACCGAAGACCACCAAATACAACAGCCTATTCTGATACGCATCAATTTAATAACAAGTATAACAATGGCTTACTGGAAGAGGTTGAAAATGGTGAGCAGAATGCTTGGAAATTTGTTTATGAAAATTACTGAACAGGCTCATACGCTCACTAATATTTCCCCGGAGACTAGGCCGCTTAATCTTATTCACTTTTCTTTGTGTGATGCTTTTAGCTCGGGCAGATGTGTACGAACATTCTTGAATAACTCTGCGGTGATGTCAGTCTCTGATTCAATCATTTTTCGATGAAGATCTTAAACCTTGGATTGGCGATGTTTGATGGGGACAAAAAACCGTTGTACGCCAATTTCTTACTCGTCGGATCTTTTCTCATGGTTATCATCCATAGCTTGACGGGCTACATGGCCGCAAAAAACATTGTATCAGGAGAAGATATTTTGCAGTCGATGATTAAATATCACAAAAAGCTTAAAGGATACGCTATGGTTTCATTGCTGACACGGACGGTCTCATTGATTTGCCTATTAATTTTCTTTGTTTCTTCCGTAGAGCTTGATACTGAGAAAAACTGGACGCTTTTTGGCCTGGTCTTGCTCGTTGCCATTCAGGCTTATATAAATTATAGGATATGGTCTGCCAGAATAAAGAGAATAGGTGATTGCATTGAAAATTGGCAGTCGTAAACATAAGACATTAGGCTACCACATTAACTAAGTGTTGATCATATACTACCATTTTATGTTTGCCCTTATATATGCGTAAAGAGTGGGTTTGCCAATATCAAAAGGTGAACTCAACAAAATATTGATGCACGCGGTGGTGATCGTAACTAACCGATCCACCAAGTCTAGCGAGTCAAGGCCGAGCAAGTTTATCGAACCGAACAAAAGGGCTAGATAATCATAACGTAATAAAAGAAAGCTTTGTACCGGCTCAGTAGCATTTAAGGACCTTAGGCTTATATCTAAAAATGCGTATGAAAAATAATCTCATCATTGCAATATCAGCCTTGGTCGCCTTATTGTTGGCGATCTCAATCGATGGTTCATTCAGGTACGTCCTGCTAGGTTTTTCAATAACGGCCTTTCTGATCTTTTTTCTCAAAATTTTTAACCGAAATAAAACCACTTAGCAGCAATATCGTCCTAGCTCCGGAAGCCAAACTGGTGGGTTTAATATCAGCATTCTGATAAGAAAGATGTCAAATTAGAGGTAATACGAAGGTTGTCTGCAGCAAGTCACAATGGGCCCGTCAAAAGTGCGTATGTTATTTATTGATCAGCTATTTTAGTTCGATACCACAGCTCGGGGGCTGTTTTCATCGAGTAATCCAGGAATGCCAGATATAAAATGGCTAACGTCGACCAAAGAGCTGAGCGATGAATTTGAAATTAAGTTTCCGCACATCGAAATCTCGGACTTTAAATTCCATATTATAAATTCTTGGGTATGACTGAGAGTGGTTTGATACCGCTTGTATGTAGCATTTGCGTATTCAACGTTGATCAGCTGTTACTTCAACAAACGTATAATTACAACACAAACGCAGCCTTGCAGAAAGCCTTGACTTGTTACTTCCGTTGAACATAATGTTAATTCTACAAACTCTTTGAACTTTGATCCATGCGCTCGGGCCTACTTTGGACAAATCTTGATGTTTTCTTCGTGAGTAGAACGCTAAGCTGTTAGCAGGCATTAAGTGTTGATATAAATATTATCGACCCTCACTTGGTAGTAAGGCTTTGTAGCCCAGGCGGTTCGTCCAATCCTGTTCATTCCGAAGCAAATGGTCCAAATACACCTTTGATAGTAACTTTGGAATTAACAGTTTCGGCAATCAGAATGTAAAACTGGTTTCCTCCGGGGAGTACGCGTACGATCACATGCCCGAACATACTTTTGTATCCCCTCGTAAACCAGAACCCAAGTGTTGCCTTGGTTACTTCCTGAATATTGGTGGCAAAAATATTCTTTTCCCCCTTGTAAATGTGATTCGAAAGAAGCCTGTGCATCACTTCCTGTCCAGGATGGTCGCTGCACCAAGTTTGTTCAATAACCGCCTTGGGTTGCAAGCTGCCTAAAAAATTTTCGTTGGTAGCATCCCGGTTGCCGTGGTGGTTTAATGTGGTCACCTCCACCTTGCCTACTGCTTTGGCCATGGGGGTTTCCGTATCAAACCAGGTTGGCAATCCAAATCCCTGTAAACCCGTGTTATCCCCGCCAGTGAAATAGTCGAACTTACCGTAGGACAGTTTGATTGCCAAGCTGAGCGGATTTTCGTTGAACTTACCCTTTGCATCCAATACGCTGTCCGCAGGGAAATATTCAAAAGTATTGTCACTTATACCCGTCCAGATTGTCCCGTTTGTTTTGACTCCCCGGACTTTAAAATCAGAATATTTACCTGTATTATTTTTCAAAACAATCTGACTTACAGACCCCACTTTCAAACCTTCGGCAGTCAAGCCATTTTTTTGCTGATCATTGATGAACTGTTGCAGATTCAAAAAGATGCTTGACTCTCCTTTGTACGCTTCTCTCAAATCTGTTGGAAAATTATAGCCAGGATAGTTTCTGTCTATGATCTTTTTAATTGGGATCAGTGTTCCTACTTCCGTCATTCCGGTCAATTTGTAGTTGCCACCCGGTGCAGTTTTGGTTCTAGGCGTGATTAAGCCAAAGTGATCGCTGTGGAAATGGGTGATAACCGCGTAGTCCAGGACAATTTTCTTGTTTTGCGGCGTTACCTGGCGAATGTAATCTGCAATCCACTGCCCTGCCGTTTTACTGTTGTCAGGATAAGGCGGCGTGACAGTTAATGGCAGGCTTTTAACCGAAACAGAGTCGTCCATATCCCCTGCATCGACGAGCATGGTTGTTCCGTCGGGTAAGGCGAAAAATGTGCTCACTCCTCTTCCGGTGTTGATATGATGAATATCCAGATACCCCTCTTTCCAGATTAACGACGTTGTGTCCGATTGTGCCAACGCGGCACCGGCTGAGACGATAAGCAGGAAAAAGCAACTTAACAAATGTTGGAACAGCTTCATTTGGATACGGTTAATATGCAGGATTTTGAATGATGGCAGGATCGGTATC
It includes:
- a CDS encoding RNA polymerase sigma factor translates to MMNPKLYNLFISSQRKLYRFALSLTKDVNDAEDILQDTLLKLWKLREDWGSWENFEAYSMRMIRNEYLNHTKKLKGRVYSSLDDIPEGSEPSQTDTDMTTDHLMFRFNSLTSKLPDIQRNILHLREIEELEYKEIAKVMGITDAQVKVYLYRARQYLKDKVHGKR
- a CDS encoding DUF4252 domain-containing protein; its protein translation is MKRICFIYIILFSSYYSFGQDKLAPEPNQTFIDLYFKQYAGMPGYSVNTMGEAMVKRSNETGMWSHPSIARIMKQVKTYKYLSFDSSPEKSNQIISQLDTEMKKSSIYKEYYRWELNGKTSGIIYTRSNGNKITELVNVSVGKKNFLVSSFLGDNIDLESVRSLAIGR
- a CDS encoding S41 family peptidase; translation: MKFIAKTLLTLYAILHSEFGYAETIQNLQNQSDSLQIARIASFGKVWGVINYFHPTTGKGVLAVDSLVISNIGALLDDPTAKGFQKALSAMFSNLNDAHSGIIDKKGLTIYTTDIEPDLKLSSPTAGILYVTAPQSIFRKHLALDSVLTPEVIASHRSFIIDLRNTAIDNNAGLKQYTQLVQPLVGKLINRTLILPTARSFYYKGLMRQDFPHDINILPQDEKGEIVGHLQVHYGIRSVSEGGYLLSKQDTSLKSKRFCFVVNRYVNVNTLKALLALRNRNLCNIIFQGEMPDYVYGDFHSMELPDNISVKIRTSELIYEDGTFGSTPDAYIASQSGTDSQQLIIKEAGRLFSHPIKHALPKQVENTVFIRKPQFDYPSKQVPDLKLRLLGLFNFWNAIYYFSPNKNLIPGDWSKVLTHFIPKFIKAENDSLYFLALMELTTSIQDGHSILINKRGGRSPFGIMDGNLPIGTDVVDNKVFITSVLADTAQRHNLSQLKEGDELIAIDHVPVSTLAKRWEKLIVASNKAGFSREYYFTWLTNGALGSTAIITVLSHGQVKDIVLRRIKRDDYYNLRGKINRFPLKEPFCQILEPGIGYMRINRLFVHQLDSLSRMLKDCNSIILDARGYPRDSHIGTELASYIAAKPDTVAYNEFPFVTSPVLSKNHLLIEHEIIQPNSNKFLKDKKYFILVDEGIQSQGEWNVIALQGVTRATTIGTQTAGANGMAITINFPGQYFSFFSGFGEYYPDGTPNQKLGVKIDIPINKTLRGFLNGDDEILQRALSEIRR
- a CDS encoding ComEC/Rec2 family competence protein, whose protein sequence is MKLFQHLLSCFFLLIVSAGAALAQSDTTSLIWKEGYLDIHHINTGRGVSTFFALPDGTTMLVDAGDMDDSVSVKSLPLTVTPPYPDNSKTAGQWIADYIRQVTPQNKKIVLDYAVITHFHSDHFGLITPRTKTAPGGNYKLTGMTEVGTLIPIKKIIDRNYPGYNFPTDLREAYKGESSIFLNLQQFINDQQKNGLTAEGLKVGSVSQIVLKNNTGKYSDFKVRGVKTNGTIWTGISDNTFEYFPADSVLDAKGKFNENPLSLAIKLSYGKFDYFTGGDNTGLQGFGLPTWFDTETPMAKAVGKVEVTTLNHHGNRDATNENFLGSLQPKAVIEQTWCSDHPGQEVMHRLLSNHIYKGEKNIFATNIQEVTKATLGFWFTRGYKSMFGHVIVRVLPGGNQFYILIAETVNSKVTIKGVFGPFASE